In a single window of the uncultured Dysgonomonas sp. genome:
- a CDS encoding radical SAM protein: MKTILTTLNAKYIHTSLALRWLYVANKDRFDISFKEYTIKEPIGKVAEELLDSGCDVIGISVYIWNVEQTRELISLLKEEKPELTIILGGPEVMYEPDFFLHHWNIDYVIGGEGEFVLGELLTAIEAGYAAEIRGVSSPEHISNVIVQADLEKLATLSSPYMLEEDRGDMKNRMVYFETSRGCPYQCQYCLSSLEKGVRYYPQKYILENLGYMIDNGAKQIKFLDRTFNLNKEHTHTVFDFLIKNYRPNLSCQFEVYADLLRDETIDYLNTTLSKDFFRFEIGIQSTYEPTNIAVRRRQDFRLLAGNVKKIMDGGKIDLHLDLIAGLPYETLERFTKSFNDVFSLGAKEVQLGFLKMLRGTNLRKQASQYGYKYDMQAPYEIEYNADISRLELDRIHDAEHALEKFWNSGRFPLTMNEVFGTYYQGRYFELFDEIGQYYKLYNLPHRGYQLEDLFRYLHNFLLSKDIDLFECLRTDYYNNFTRRPQGFWTDVMDKKQRKQLLYQIGQDRGFLSKYRLNRKIIEKQTAIDYISDNEYRLTVFIDNKRLSISYSV, from the coding sequence GATGTGATAGGTATAAGTGTATATATCTGGAATGTGGAGCAGACGAGAGAACTGATTTCGTTACTGAAAGAAGAAAAGCCGGAACTAACTATTATTCTGGGAGGGCCGGAAGTAATGTATGAACCGGACTTTTTCCTTCATCACTGGAATATCGACTATGTGATAGGAGGTGAGGGAGAGTTTGTGCTGGGTGAATTATTAACTGCTATCGAGGCGGGATATGCAGCTGAAATAAGGGGGGTATCATCCCCCGAACATATCAGTAACGTAATTGTACAGGCTGATCTGGAAAAACTTGCAACGTTGTCTTCACCATACATGCTGGAAGAGGACAGGGGAGATATGAAAAACAGGATGGTGTATTTCGAAACATCGCGCGGGTGCCCTTACCAGTGCCAGTATTGCCTGTCGTCGCTTGAGAAAGGGGTACGTTATTATCCCCAAAAATATATCTTGGAGAATCTGGGGTATATGATAGATAACGGTGCTAAGCAAATCAAGTTTCTCGACCGTACTTTCAATCTGAATAAGGAACATACACATACTGTATTTGATTTTCTGATCAAGAATTACCGCCCGAATCTTAGTTGTCAGTTTGAGGTATATGCCGATTTGCTCAGGGACGAAACGATTGACTATCTGAATACAACTTTATCTAAGGATTTTTTCCGTTTCGAAATAGGTATTCAGTCCACATATGAGCCTACGAATATTGCTGTAAGGCGCAGGCAAGACTTTCGGCTATTGGCAGGTAATGTAAAGAAAATAATGGATGGAGGTAAAATAGACCTGCATCTCGACCTGATAGCCGGACTACCCTATGAAACTTTGGAGCGTTTTACAAAATCGTTCAATGATGTATTTTCATTGGGGGCAAAGGAGGTACAACTCGGCTTTCTGAAAATGCTGCGGGGTACGAACTTGAGGAAGCAGGCTTCGCAATATGGCTACAAATACGATATGCAGGCACCTTACGAAATAGAGTATAATGCGGATATCTCAAGGCTGGAACTGGACCGTATACATGACGCGGAGCACGCCTTGGAGAAATTCTGGAACAGCGGAAGGTTTCCCCTTACGATGAACGAGGTGTTCGGGACTTATTATCAGGGGCGTTATTTTGAATTATTCGACGAAATAGGGCAATACTATAAGTTGTATAATCTACCTCACCGTGGCTATCAGTTGGAGGACTTGTTCCGTTATCTGCATAATTTCCTGTTATCGAAAGATATTGATTTGTTCGAATGTTTGCGGACAGATTACTATAATAACTTTACTCGCAGGCCTCAGGGCTTTTGGACGGATGTGATGGATAAGAAGCAGCGGAAGCAATTGTTGTATCAGATAGGGCAGGATAGGGGTTTCCTGTCGAAGTACAGACTGAACCGTAAGATTATAGAAAAGCAGACGGCGATTGATTATATATCGGACAATGAATACAGGCTTACTGTATTTATTGATAATAAGCGTTTGTCGATATCCTATTCTGTGTAA
- a CDS encoding DUF937 domain-containing protein — protein sequence MLDGIIDLVKDQALGAITNNAGVPADKKEAAVETTTSAVVNGLKDQLTPDNLSNILGMFSGGSTSSSNLTSGLQSSVVSALSDKVGLSPAVANSIASTVIPAIMGLISKKHNDSNDSFSLESLVESVTGKQGGGILGALGGLFGK from the coding sequence ATGCTGGATGGAATTATAGATCTTGTAAAAGATCAGGCTCTGGGAGCCATCACAAACAATGCAGGCGTGCCTGCCGACAAAAAAGAAGCTGCCGTGGAAACCACTACCTCTGCGGTTGTAAACGGATTAAAGGACCAATTAACCCCTGACAACTTATCTAACATTCTCGGAATGTTTAGCGGAGGCTCAACTAGCAGCAGTAATCTGACTTCAGGCCTACAGTCGTCTGTAGTATCTGCATTGAGCGATAAAGTAGGATTAAGTCCGGCTGTGGCCAATAGTATTGCATCCACCGTTATTCCCGCTATTATGGGACTGATTTCTAAAAAACATAACGACTCGAATGACTCGTTCAGTTTAGAATCCCTGGTAGAATCTGTTACCGGCAAGCAAGGTGGAGGTATACTTGGAGCATTGGGCGGTTTATTCGGTAAATAA